A single region of the Undibacterium piscinae genome encodes:
- a CDS encoding extracellular solute-binding protein, which yields MGFRRFSSLIWRLGPRFALQLTLLLGLLSGAIPGVPGIGASAHAAAPEKIEFWTMSLKPKFIPYFQTLVSKYEAQHPGVKVEWVDFPWDILQLKLITAIAAGTPPSLVNLSVPWAEELARDGLIIPVEHLMRQPPIYTKGALDDLRFNAHIYGFPHYSNVNVIAYNKRILTAAGIRVAPKNMDELLAYARQIAARTGKAGYAPALGKIDGFMMQQGLQLIKDGKAIFNSPAHVALVRKLAMTYAANGFLKDKLFAEDNFPAVVDAYLGGRLGMMVSAPTALRRIQADSREVYALTDIFPVPRGPTGIADGGWMFNFAVPKGVAQKQLPAIASFAEFLSNDENQLEFAKIANVMPTTIKALADPYFQQLPAQAQAAEKAQAVAAASMDNSRSLYVAGIEDYDELRRFLVKAVEAGVTGKKDIQLALDEAAAIWNRKLAKQAR from the coding sequence ATGGGTTTCAGACGATTTTCTAGCTTGATATGGCGACTAGGCCCGCGGTTTGCTCTGCAGTTGACTCTGCTATTGGGTTTGCTATCGGGCGCTATACCGGGCGTGCCAGGCATAGGCGCGTCAGCCCATGCCGCTGCGCCGGAAAAAATCGAATTCTGGACCATGAGCTTAAAGCCCAAGTTCATCCCGTATTTTCAGACTTTGGTAAGTAAGTACGAAGCGCAGCATCCTGGCGTTAAAGTGGAGTGGGTAGACTTTCCCTGGGATATCTTGCAGCTCAAGCTGATCACCGCAATTGCCGCCGGCACGCCGCCCTCACTGGTTAATCTCAGTGTGCCTTGGGCCGAAGAGCTGGCGCGTGATGGCCTGATCATTCCGGTCGAACACCTGATGCGTCAGCCACCGATTTACACCAAAGGCGCGCTCGACGATTTGCGCTTTAACGCACACATTTACGGTTTTCCGCATTACAGCAACGTCAATGTGATTGCCTATAACAAGCGGATACTCACGGCCGCCGGCATTCGTGTCGCGCCGAAAAACATGGATGAGTTGCTCGCCTATGCGAGACAGATCGCGGCCAGGACAGGCAAGGCGGGCTATGCGCCGGCCTTAGGCAAGATAGACGGTTTCATGATGCAGCAAGGTCTGCAACTGATCAAGGATGGCAAGGCCATTTTCAATTCGCCGGCACATGTTGCCTTAGTCAGAAAATTGGCAATGACCTATGCGGCCAATGGTTTTCTGAAAGATAAATTGTTTGCCGAAGATAATTTCCCAGCCGTGGTGGATGCGTATCTGGGCGGACGCCTGGGCATGATGGTGAGCGCACCGACCGCCTTGCGCCGCATTCAGGCCGACTCGCGCGAGGTGTATGCGCTGACCGACATTTTCCCTGTGCCCAGAGGTCCGACCGGTATCGCCGATGGCGGCTGGATGTTTAATTTTGCGGTGCCCAAGGGCGTCGCACAGAAGCAGTTACCCGCTATCGCCAGCTTCGCTGAATTTTTAAGTAATGATGAAAATCAGCTCGAATTTGCCAAAATTGCCAATGTCATGCCGACCACGATAAAGGCGCTGGCCGATCCGTATTTTCAGCAATTGCCGGCACAGGCGCAGGCGGCCGAAAAGGCGCAGGCAGTTGCCGCAGCATCGATGGATAACTCACGCAGCCTGTATGTGGCGGGTATCGAGGATTACGACGAACTGCGGCGTTTCCTGGTCAAAGCGGTAGAGGCGGGTGTCACCGGCAAGAAAGATATTCAGCTCGCCCTCGATGAGGCAGCGGCGATCTGGAACCGTAAACTGGCGAAGCAGGCACGATGA
- a CDS encoding sugar ABC transporter permease, translating into MSKFTHFTHYTHYCQGVSRQHGLLAYLFLAPALILLALFSFWPVLFGSYLTMTDFSLVRPAQWVGLDNYRYIFQNDMFLTGLKNSVLFLLIVPFIQIGAMGLAALVNTQLPGIKLFRAAYYVPVVTTVSVVGIMWGFMFHEQGPLNYVLLKLHAINAPLGWLSDDAIALFAIMFVSLWRGLGWYMVMYLAALQSIPAEMQEAAILDGANLWQRFWKITVPMLFPTIMVCTIMSVLAALKAYQEVDVLTQGGPMNSTFTALYYAYDQGLKHLKLPRGLAASFVVSLGCIGIALMCLRYLKPRHR; encoded by the coding sequence ATGAGCAAATTCACTCACTTCACTCACTACACTCACTATTGCCAAGGCGTTAGCCGTCAGCACGGTTTGCTGGCCTATCTGTTTCTCGCGCCCGCCTTGATACTGCTGGCGCTGTTCTCGTTTTGGCCTGTCCTGTTCGGCTCTTACCTGACCATGACCGATTTTAGCCTAGTCAGGCCGGCGCAATGGGTGGGGCTGGATAATTACCGCTACATCTTCCAGAATGATATGTTCCTGACCGGGCTTAAAAACTCGGTGCTGTTCCTGTTGATCGTACCGTTTATCCAGATCGGTGCGATGGGCCTGGCGGCACTGGTCAATACCCAGTTGCCGGGGATTAAGCTATTTCGTGCCGCCTACTATGTGCCGGTGGTGACCACGGTGTCGGTGGTCGGCATTATGTGGGGGTTCATGTTTCACGAACAGGGGCCGCTGAATTATGTCTTGCTCAAGCTGCACGCGATTAATGCCCCGCTGGGCTGGTTATCGGATGATGCGATCGCCTTGTTTGCCATTATGTTTGTCTCGCTGTGGCGTGGGCTGGGCTGGTATATGGTGATGTATCTGGCGGCCTTACAGTCGATTCCGGCCGAGATGCAGGAGGCGGCGATACTCGACGGCGCCAACCTGTGGCAGCGCTTCTGGAAAATCACCGTGCCCATGCTGTTTCCTACGATCATGGTGTGTACCATCATGTCGGTGCTGGCGGCCTTGAAAGCGTATCAGGAAGTGGATGTATTGACGCAAGGCGGACCGATGAATTCGACTTTTACCGCCTTGTACTACGCCTACGATCAGGGCTTGAAACATCTGAAATTGCCGCGCGGCCTGGCCGCCAGCTTCGTGGTGTCGCTAGGCTGCATAGGGATAGCCCTGATGTGCCTGCGTTACCTGAAACCACGCCATCGCTAG
- a CDS encoding carbohydrate ABC transporter permease — MTFFSLTSLRRLPRLLLQYGILLALAVLCVFPFWWTLVVAISTEGNIFEFPPTFLPQAVSLENFIEVFRVIPIIAFYKNSLLITLATVGWKLLLCSLAAYPLSRMRFSGSKLVFGLILLTMILPSEVNFLVNFITMTKIGLVNTYTGVILPNVVTAVSILLLKQAFDEVPQDLIDAARVDGATEWIIFWKIVLPLITPWLATVGILTAVEAWNDYIWPSLVISKPEDFPLSAGILYLRGTYGSSTRVIAAGTILTVAPILVAFLFTQRFFMRGMDGAVK, encoded by the coding sequence ATGACATTTTTCTCCCTTACCTCACTGCGTCGCCTGCCGCGCCTGTTGTTGCAGTACGGCATACTGCTGGCGCTGGCGGTCTTATGCGTGTTCCCGTTCTGGTGGACTTTGGTGGTGGCCATTTCCACCGAAGGCAATATCTTTGAATTTCCGCCTACGTTTTTACCGCAGGCAGTCTCGCTGGAAAATTTTATCGAAGTGTTTCGCGTGATTCCCATCATCGCCTTCTATAAGAATTCTTTGCTGATCACGCTTGCCACGGTGGGCTGGAAATTGCTGCTGTGTTCGCTGGCTGCCTATCCTTTGTCACGTATGCGTTTTAGCGGTAGCAAGCTAGTGTTCGGCTTGATATTGCTCACCATGATATTGCCTTCTGAGGTCAATTTTCTGGTTAACTTCATTACCATGACCAAGATAGGTCTGGTCAATACCTATACCGGCGTGATTTTGCCCAATGTGGTGACGGCGGTATCGATACTGCTGCTTAAGCAAGCCTTTGATGAGGTGCCGCAAGACCTGATTGATGCCGCGCGTGTCGATGGCGCGACCGAATGGATTATTTTCTGGAAAATAGTCCTGCCGCTGATTACGCCATGGCTGGCTACGGTCGGTATCTTGACCGCGGTAGAGGCCTGGAACGACTATATCTGGCCATCGCTGGTGATCAGCAAACCCGAAGATTTCCCTTTGTCGGCAGGCATACTTTACCTGCGCGGCACTTACGGTAGCAGCACCCGCGTGATTGCAGCGGGAACCATATTGACAGTAGCGCCAATCTTGGTCGCCTTTTTATTTACCCAACGCTTTTTTATGCGTGGCATGGATGGAGCAGTGAAATGA
- a CDS encoding glycoside hydrolase family 3 protein, producing the protein MIRMPGTELSADMANFLREHHIRAVCLFRQNMVNEVQLKKFTADLRAVMGPEALIGIDQEGGAVVRATWVPQPPAAMSLGASDDPALCREVGAAVARSVKSLGFNWNFAPVLDLNNNVDNPVISERSFGSDPHKAAELAFAWMDGSLAEGVACCVKHFPGHGDTNVDSHRDLPTVDKSRAQLDALELAPFQMAAKRSHNAAPAMMTAHIVYPQLDAENPATMSKAILTGILREEWNYQGVVITDGMDMHAIAGRYGVGNAAVRALVAGADMVMALGTTETQLETLAALTAAIEEGQIGQPALQEKLARMAKLAQAYPCRQTVYPAELESQDHALMVNAWQRGLTPHDAPQAPAAGSKVRLVISADVVSDGVSEAGVRAEKVAAMLALNYDVEVTTFASESEFDWNSLPDDGRFVILASTIRLRYSEHARNTWKPDLHLVLWNPFMALDIAAPALITYGSATPALQAVADWCAGKVSADGKMPVATFRV; encoded by the coding sequence ATGATCCGTATGCCGGGCACCGAACTCAGCGCCGACATGGCGAACTTTTTGCGCGAACATCATATCCGCGCGGTCTGCCTGTTTCGTCAGAATATGGTCAATGAAGTTCAGCTCAAGAAATTTACCGCCGACCTGCGTGCGGTGATGGGCCCCGAGGCCTTGATCGGCATTGATCAGGAAGGTGGCGCCGTGGTGCGCGCTACCTGGGTGCCGCAGCCACCGGCGGCGATGTCGCTGGGTGCCAGTGATGATCCTGCCTTATGCCGTGAAGTCGGCGCAGCGGTGGCGCGCAGCGTCAAGTCACTGGGCTTTAACTGGAACTTCGCACCGGTATTGGATTTGAATAATAACGTCGACAATCCGGTGATTTCCGAGCGCTCGTTTGGCTCCGATCCGCATAAGGCGGCGGAGCTGGCGTTTGCCTGGATGGATGGCAGCCTGGCGGAAGGCGTGGCGTGTTGCGTCAAGCATTTTCCCGGTCATGGCGACACCAATGTCGATTCGCACCGCGATTTGCCGACCGTAGACAAATCCCGCGCCCAACTGGATGCGCTGGAACTGGCGCCGTTTCAGATGGCCGCCAAGCGCAGTCACAACGCAGCGCCGGCCATGATGACCGCACATATCGTCTATCCGCAACTGGATGCAGAGAATCCTGCCACCATGTCCAAGGCTATCCTCACCGGTATTTTGCGCGAGGAATGGAATTATCAGGGCGTCGTCATTACCGATGGCATGGACATGCACGCGATTGCCGGGCGCTATGGTGTCGGCAATGCGGCGGTGCGGGCGCTGGTGGCGGGCGCTGACATGGTGATGGCTCTGGGCACTACCGAAACTCAGCTTGAGACGCTGGCGGCACTTACTGCAGCGATTGAAGAGGGACAAATAGGACAACCGGCTTTGCAGGAAAAGCTGGCGCGCATGGCTAAATTGGCGCAAGCCTATCCTTGCCGGCAAACCGTGTATCCGGCCGAACTGGAAAGCCAAGACCATGCCTTGATGGTCAACGCATGGCAGCGCGGCCTGACTCCGCATGATGCACCGCAGGCGCCTGCCGCCGGCAGCAAGGTGCGTCTGGTGATCAGTGCCGACGTAGTCAGTGACGGCGTTTCGGAAGCGGGCGTGCGCGCCGAGAAAGTCGCGGCCATGCTGGCGCTGAACTACGATGTGGAAGTGACGACCTTTGCCAGCGAAAGTGAGTTTGACTGGAATAGCCTGCCCGATGACGGCCGTTTTGTGATACTCGCCTCGACCATACGTCTGCGTTATAGCGAGCATGCGCGCAATACCTGGAAACCGGATTTGCATCTGGTGCTGTGGAACCCGTTCATGGCGCTCGATATCGCGGCCCCTGCGCTGATCACCTACGGTTCGGCAACGCCCGCACTGCAAGCGGTGGCAGACTGGTGCGCAGGCAAAGTCAGCGCCGATGGCAAGATGCCGGTGGCGACTTTTAGGGTTTGA
- the ugpC gene encoding sn-glycerol-3-phosphate ABC transporter ATP-binding protein UgpC: protein MSAVKLSNISKEYAGGAKVIHGIDLAIDDGEFMVFVGPSGCGKSTLLRMIAGLEQITSGELHIGAVLANDIAPAKRGLAMVFQSYALYPHMSVYENMAFSLKMAGLDKRQVEQAVQQAAGILQITPLLQRKPKDLSGGQRQRVAIGRAIVRKPQLFLFDEPLSNLDASLRVQMRIELSRLHQELKTTMIYVTHDQVEAMTLGQRIAVFNGGRIEQVGAPLELYERPANLFVAGFLGAPKMNLLKAQVMRIGESSVVVRVADGSELAVAVSGQGLQTGDQVTLGCRAEHVALAGAGSNLENVLALDASFVEHLGDASIVYAKLENEVSVMAVKLAMDAAGDKAKAGSSMKVHLPAARCHLFDASGKACLRV, encoded by the coding sequence ATGTCAGCGGTAAAACTCAGCAACATCAGCAAAGAATACGCGGGCGGCGCCAAGGTCATTCATGGTATTGATCTTGCTATAGACGATGGCGAGTTCATGGTCTTCGTCGGCCCTTCGGGTTGCGGTAAGTCGACCTTGTTGCGCATGATCGCCGGGCTCGAGCAGATCACCTCGGGCGAGCTGCATATCGGTGCTGTGCTCGCCAACGATATCGCACCGGCCAAGCGTGGCCTGGCCATGGTGTTTCAGTCGTATGCGTTATACCCGCACATGTCGGTGTATGAAAACATGGCGTTTAGCCTGAAGATGGCCGGCCTCGATAAGAGGCAGGTGGAGCAGGCGGTACAACAGGCTGCCGGGATTTTGCAGATCACTCCCTTATTGCAACGCAAACCCAAGGATCTCTCCGGCGGTCAGCGTCAACGGGTCGCGATAGGGCGTGCCATCGTCCGCAAGCCTCAGTTGTTTTTGTTTGATGAGCCCCTGTCAAATCTTGATGCCAGCCTGCGTGTGCAAATGCGCATAGAGCTTAGTCGCTTGCATCAGGAATTGAAGACCACGATGATCTACGTCACCCACGATCAGGTCGAGGCGATGACGTTGGGTCAGCGCATTGCCGTCTTCAATGGCGGACGCATAGAGCAAGTGGGCGCGCCTTTGGAACTCTACGAACGTCCCGCTAATCTGTTTGTCGCCGGTTTTCTGGGGGCGCCAAAAATGAATTTGCTCAAGGCGCAGGTAATGCGGATTGGCGAGAGCTCGGTCGTGGTGCGGGTGGCCGATGGCAGTGAACTTGCGGTCGCGGTAAGCGGGCAGGGTTTGCAGACCGGTGATCAGGTAACGTTAGGCTGCCGAGCCGAACATGTAGCTCTGGCAGGAGCCGGGAGCAATCTGGAGAACGTGTTGGCTTTGGATGCCAGTTTTGTCGAGCATCTGGGCGACGCCTCTATCGTCTACGCTAAGCTGGAAAACGAAGTCAGCGTCATGGCAGTCAAGTTAGCGATGGACGCGGCCGGCGATAAGGCCAAGGCCGGTAGCTCGATGAAAGTACATTTGCCGGCAGCGCGCTGTCATTTGTTTGACGCGAGCGGCAAGGCTTGCTTGCGGGTTTAG
- a CDS encoding DUF3079 domain-containing protein, translating into MAKKFPINPPHPERLCWGCDKYCPADSLMCGNGADRTQHPAELFGEDWQDWGPGKQQDAAADSAPDDTPDALKAGQNQTKPG; encoded by the coding sequence ATGGCAAAAAAATTCCCCATCAATCCGCCACACCCGGAACGGCTGTGCTGGGGCTGCGATAAGTATTGCCCCGCCGATTCGCTCATGTGCGGCAACGGTGCCGACCGCACCCAGCATCCGGCAGAATTATTCGGTGAAGACTGGCAGGATTGGGGGCCGGGCAAACAGCAAGACGCCGCTGCCGACAGCGCACCGGACGATACGCCGGACGCCCTTAAGGCAGGGCAAAATCAGACTAAACCAGGCTAA
- a CDS encoding AmpG family muropeptide MFS transporter yields the protein MTTENTAPRHPMRWVPTLYLAEGLPFYAVALVASLMYKSMGVANDEIAYWTGLITFAWVFKSLWSPFLEAASSKKFLVVMFQLVGGVCLGLVALSLQLPMYFAISIALLGLVAIAAATHDIAADGLYIASLSNKQQAAYAGWQGAFFNAGKFISLGGLVVLAGHLEKSMPPAQAWAVIFGILGSMMIALGLYHSWALPGTKNTNTDASMRSVFTTLQDVIVTFFQKPGIWLAILFILLFRVGEGQIQTIGPLFLRDAKELGGLGLSTTEVGVVYGTAGTIAFLGGSVLGGYFASWLGLKRALPWLILAMNVPNAVFFFLSTSIPDNLVIIATALSFEMFGYGFGFVGLILFMMQVIAVGKYQTAHYALATGVMQLGLVVPKMVSGSIQMSLGYKNFFIWVLISAIPVLLMSRLLVIKKPAAEANATNGNAAQA from the coding sequence ATGACAACTGAAAATACCGCTCCACGCCATCCCATGCGTTGGGTTCCCACGCTGTATCTGGCTGAAGGCTTACCGTTTTATGCGGTCGCCCTGGTCGCCAGCCTGATGTACAAAAGCATGGGAGTGGCAAACGATGAAATCGCTTACTGGACCGGCCTGATCACCTTTGCCTGGGTCTTCAAATCCTTATGGAGCCCGTTTCTGGAAGCGGCCAGCAGCAAAAAATTTCTGGTGGTGATGTTTCAGTTGGTAGGCGGGGTTTGCCTGGGTTTAGTGGCGCTCTCGCTGCAATTGCCCATGTATTTTGCGATCAGCATCGCGCTGCTCGGTCTGGTCGCGATTGCCGCGGCCACCCATGACATTGCCGCCGACGGCCTGTACATCGCCAGCCTCAGCAACAAGCAACAAGCCGCTTACGCCGGCTGGCAAGGGGCGTTTTTCAACGCGGGTAAATTCATCTCTTTGGGTGGTTTGGTCGTACTGGCCGGACATCTGGAAAAAAGCATGCCGCCGGCACAAGCCTGGGCAGTGATTTTTGGCATACTCGGCAGCATGATGATCGCGCTTGGCCTGTACCATAGCTGGGCTTTGCCCGGCACCAAAAATACCAATACCGATGCGTCTATGCGCAGCGTATTTACCACCTTGCAGGACGTGATTGTCACCTTCTTCCAAAAACCGGGGATCTGGCTGGCGATACTGTTCATCTTGCTGTTCCGCGTCGGTGAAGGGCAAATCCAGACCATAGGCCCGCTGTTCCTGCGCGATGCCAAAGAACTGGGCGGCTTAGGCTTAAGCACTACCGAAGTGGGCGTAGTGTATGGCACCGCCGGTACTATCGCTTTTCTGGGCGGCAGCGTGCTGGGCGGCTATTTCGCTTCCTGGCTGGGCCTGAAACGCGCCCTGCCCTGGTTGATACTGGCGATGAACGTCCCAAATGCGGTGTTCTTCTTTCTCAGCACCAGCATACCTGACAATCTCGTCATCATCGCCACGGCACTCAGTTTTGAAATGTTCGGTTACGGCTTTGGTTTTGTCGGCTTGATTCTGTTCATGATGCAAGTGATCGCGGTAGGCAAATACCAGACCGCTCACTATGCGTTGGCGACCGGCGTGATGCAGTTAGGGCTAGTGGTACCGAAGATGGTCAGCGGTTCGATACAAATGTCGCTGGGCTATAAGAATTTCTTCATCTGGGTACTGATCTCGGCCATCCCGGTACTGCTGATGTCGCGCCTGCTGGTCATCAAAAAACCGGCAGCGGAAGCGAATGCAACAAATGGAAATGCCGCACAGGCCTGA
- a CDS encoding DUF1624 domain-containing protein codes for MSNPLRLSSVDALRGITVAAMLLVNNAGDWDHVYAWLEHASWHGCTPADFIFPFFLLIVGVSLHLALAPKLERGADLAELSRSVVWRGLRIFLLGLVLHLIAYWLIEGRNFRLMGVLQRIGICFAIVGLIAIHVRSVKAQWLIIAAILLGYGAVLLSAGSLQPDLNLVDRIDTALLGQLAYSFDPLTGLAHEPEGLLSTLPGIATVLLGLQAGRYLRNAQANYLWQFGTLALLAGYLSSYLIPLNKQLWTPSFVLWTAGFAYLCMSAAHALIDVRGMPALGRSFGINAIAAYAGSWVATCVLAASGWAEPLYRTFFALPLAEYFSPEFTSLALAFAGKEVWERFDAACHLAYAPAG; via the coding sequence ATGAGTAATCCGCTTCGCCTCTCCTCCGTTGATGCATTGCGCGGTATCACCGTCGCTGCTATGTTGTTGGTCAATAATGCCGGCGACTGGGATCATGTGTACGCCTGGCTCGAGCATGCGTCGTGGCATGGTTGCACGCCTGCCGATTTTATTTTCCCTTTTTTCCTCTTGATCGTCGGGGTGTCTTTGCATTTGGCGCTGGCACCCAAACTCGAACGCGGCGCTGATCTGGCCGAATTGAGTCGCAGCGTAGTCTGGCGTGGCTTGCGCATCTTTTTGCTCGGGCTGGTGTTGCATCTGATCGCTTACTGGCTGATAGAGGGGCGCAATTTTCGCTTGATGGGAGTGCTGCAAAGGATAGGCATCTGTTTTGCCATCGTTGGCTTGATCGCGATTCATGTACGCAGCGTAAAGGCACAATGGCTGATCATTGCCGCGATCTTGCTGGGCTATGGCGCTGTCTTGTTGTCTGCAGGCTCTTTGCAACCAGACCTGAATCTGGTCGATAGAATTGACACTGCACTGCTTGGTCAGTTGGCCTATAGCTTTGATCCGCTTACCGGTCTGGCGCACGAACCGGAAGGCTTGCTGTCGACTTTGCCGGGCATTGCCACCGTATTGCTGGGCTTGCAGGCAGGGCGTTATCTGAGGAACGCTCAGGCAAATTACCTGTGGCAGTTTGGTACGCTCGCTTTACTGGCCGGCTATTTGAGCTCCTACCTGATTCCTTTGAACAAGCAATTGTGGACCCCGTCGTTTGTGTTGTGGACTGCTGGCTTCGCTTACTTGTGCATGAGCGCGGCGCACGCCTTGATCGATGTACGTGGCATGCCGGCGCTGGGGCGCAGCTTTGGGATTAATGCCATCGCCGCTTATGCCGGCTCGTGGGTGGCAACCTGCGTACTGGCCGCCAGCGGCTGGGCGGAGCCGTTATACCGCACTTTTTTTGCGCTGCCTTTGGCGGAATATTTCAGCCCGGAGTTTACCTCCCTGGCCCTGGCTTTTGCCGGTAAGGAAGTGTGGGAACGTTTTGATGCGGCTTGCCACCTCGCTTACGCACCGGCAGGCTGA
- a CDS encoding DUF349 domain-containing protein gives MGQIPRRGLFAQRKQASGEADAQRQENLAARVTLCEELEQAIAIGSACQLNIGQLLSQSAASWRSAGAVPPYCIWKYSQA, from the coding sequence GTGGGACAAATACCGCGCCGAGGCTTGTTCGCCCAGCGCAAGCAGGCATCCGGTGAAGCCGATGCGCAGCGCCAGGAAAATCTGGCCGCCAGAGTAACGCTGTGCGAAGAGCTGGAACAAGCTATAGCCATTGGAAGCGCATGTCAGCTCAATATCGGCCAGTTGTTAAGCCAGAGCGCGGCTAGCTGGAGAAGTGCCGGTGCAGTGCCGCCTTATTGCATCTGGAAATACTCTCAGGCATAG
- a CDS encoding fumarylacetoacetate hydrolase family protein has protein sequence MSYVFPPVVPALPVVNSSELFAVHRIYCVARNYVAHAKEMGWTGREAPFFFMKPADAVLPVALGTCGEMPYPGMTNNLHHEIELVVAIGKGGANIAVQDAAQHVWGYAVGLDMTRRDLQLESKDQGRPWCTAKGFDHSAPVSPVSPISQTGWIEQGNIHLDVNGVQRQDSDVNMLTWSVAEIIATLSTLYTLQAGDLIFTGTPEGVAAVKPGDLMVGRIAGLGELSVKVV, from the coding sequence ATGAGCTATGTTTTTCCGCCTGTGGTGCCGGCGCTGCCGGTAGTCAATTCCAGTGAATTGTTTGCGGTTCATCGCATTTACTGCGTGGCCCGCAACTATGTCGCACATGCGAAGGAGATGGGCTGGACTGGCCGTGAGGCACCGTTCTTTTTCATGAAGCCGGCCGATGCGGTATTGCCGGTAGCGCTTGGCACATGCGGCGAAATGCCGTATCCGGGCATGACGAACAACCTGCATCACGAGATCGAACTAGTGGTGGCGATAGGCAAGGGCGGTGCGAATATTGCGGTGCAAGACGCTGCGCAACATGTCTGGGGTTATGCGGTAGGCCTTGATATGACAAGGCGTGACTTGCAGCTGGAGTCCAAGGATCAGGGGCGTCCGTGGTGTACCGCCAAAGGCTTTGACCACTCGGCACCGGTATCTCCGGTTTCCCCGATTTCTCAGACCGGTTGGATAGAACAGGGCAATATTCATCTCGATGTTAATGGCGTGCAGCGCCAGGATAGCGACGTTAATATGCTGACCTGGAGCGTCGCCGAAATTATCGCGACGCTGTCTACCCTGTACACTTTGCAAGCGGGTGACCTGATTTTTACCGGCACACCGGAAGGTGTTGCGGCGGTCAAGCCGGGTGACTTGATGGTGGGGCGGATTGCCGGCTTGGGCGAATTAAGCGTTAAAGTGGTGTGA
- the maiA gene encoding maleylacetoacetate isomerase yields the protein MKLYGYFRSSASYRVRIALNLKGLDYESVAVHLVKNGGEQLSDSFRALNPEALVPALVDIADEVDGGEVALSQSLAIIEYLEEKYPEAALLPAKLADRAHVRALALAIACEVHPLNNLRVLKYLTGTLGITEEQKNAWYQHWCGTGLAALESKLAADPRTGKFCVGDTPTLADCCLVPQIYNAQRFKCDLSAMPHLLRIHQNCMELDAFIKASPENQPDAE from the coding sequence ATGAAACTGTATGGATATTTTCGCAGCTCGGCCTCGTACCGGGTGCGTATCGCCTTGAACCTGAAGGGTTTGGATTACGAGAGCGTCGCTGTGCATCTGGTGAAGAACGGCGGCGAGCAATTGTCGGATAGTTTTCGTGCGCTCAATCCGGAAGCCTTGGTGCCGGCGCTGGTAGATATTGCCGATGAGGTGGATGGCGGTGAAGTGGCGTTAAGCCAGTCGCTTGCCATCATCGAGTATCTGGAAGAAAAATATCCGGAGGCTGCCTTGCTGCCAGCCAAACTGGCGGATCGTGCCCATGTCAGGGCGCTGGCATTGGCGATCGCCTGCGAAGTCCATCCATTGAATAATTTGCGGGTCTTGAAATATCTGACCGGTACTTTAGGGATCACCGAAGAGCAAAAAAATGCCTGGTACCAGCATTGGTGCGGGACGGGATTGGCGGCGCTGGAAAGCAAATTGGCGGCAGATCCGCGTACCGGTAAATTCTGTGTCGGCGATACGCCGACGCTGGCCGATTGCTGCCTGGTGCCGCAGATTTACAATGCGCAGAGATTCAAGTGTGATTTATCGGCGATGCCGCATTTACTGCGCATCCATCAAAATTGCATGGAGTTGGATGCCTTCATCAAAGCCTCACCGGAGAATCAGCCGGATGCGGAATAA
- a CDS encoding PAS domain S-box protein, giving the protein MSLRLALFIQKIDDIVIKIKAETLLRESERKYANIVQLSPIPLGLIRMQDSCLVELNDSWVTQFGYTREEAVGRTALDEFLVRSARA; this is encoded by the coding sequence ATGAGTTTGCGGCTCGCACTCTTCATCCAAAAAATCGATGATATCGTCATCAAGATCAAGGCGGAAACTTTACTGCGTGAGAGCGAGAGAAAATATGCAAATATCGTGCAGCTTTCACCGATTCCCCTTGGCCTGATCAGAATGCAGGATTCCTGCTTGGTTGAACTCAACGATAGTTGGGTTACGCAATTTGGCTATACTCGCGAGGAGGCGGTCGGGCGCACAGCTTTGGATGAATTTTTGGTACGATCTGCAAGAGCGTGA